One stretch of Zingiber officinale cultivar Zhangliang chromosome 6B, Zo_v1.1, whole genome shotgun sequence DNA includes these proteins:
- the LOC121989782 gene encoding uncharacterized protein LOC121989782 translates to MEGQSMAAAEAGKATSDMEEVLKPFFQRASEAEDRLAKLEALLARKGETDGGCANMEISSIIINDFQSKLEAAQAELASERDKAAKEIQKLTAENRKLQYRITHLISAVKDADAKLTT, encoded by the exons ATGGAAGGGCAATCGATGGCGGCGGCGGAGGCCGGGAAGGCTACTTCGGACATGGAAGAGGTCCTCAAGCCCTTCTTCCAAAGGGCTTCTGAAGCTGAG GATCGATTAGCAAAGTTGGAGGCCTTGCTTGCCAGGAAAG GCGAGACGGATGGTGGATGCGCAAACATGGAAATATCATCCATCATCATTAATGATTTCCAGTCGAAGCTAGAAGCTGCACAGGCTGAATTAGCAAGTGAAAGAGACAAG GCCGCAAAGGAAATACAAAAACTTACAGCAGAAAACCGGAAACTTCAATATCGGATCACTCATCTAATTAGTGCAGTGAAGGATGCTGATGCCAAATTGACAACTTAA